Within the Dolichospermum compactum NIES-806 genome, the region TCTATTTATTCTTTAGTTGATGATGAATACATAGTTAATCAATTTAGAGGTGATGATTTAATTATATCGCCATTATTTCCGGAACTTAAATTAACACTTTCACAAATTTTACAAAATATATAAATACTGTAAGCGTAAGATCCCCGACTTCTTTGAGAAGTCGGGGATCTGATCTGAATCTAAGAACAATATAAAGTATCTCTTGTATCCCTTCCTGTCACGGGATTAGTCCCTTTTGCTACGTTACATAGTTTCTTTTGTTCATCTCGACGCAGGAGTACATCGGTAAAATCTGCACCGTCTATTATAGCACCATCAAATTTGGCACTAGCTGCGAATGCTCCTTCTAAAATGGCGTTGGTTAAATCGGCTTTAATTAACCGCGCTGAATCTAACGTAGCATTAGTTAGGTCTGCTCCCTGTAAATTTGCTGATTCTAGATTGGCGGCGAAAAAACTAACACCTCTTAAGTTAGAGTGACTAAAATTACTGTAGCGAAGATTGGCTTTAGTAAAACTGGAATCTGTTAAATCACGTCCAGAAAAATCAGCACTGATAAGAATTTCTTTGTTATATTCCAGTGCTACAGCAGAAGGGACAAAAGCCACTAAGGCTGTGGTGGAAATCATTGCCCAAAGTAATAAACTGAGTATACTGATCCAATTGCGATGCTTAGTATTCATGGTATTGTTAATTAATGGCTAATCCTTCTCCACTTAATTATGCAGATATTGGTAACATAGGTGAAGACCTAGTA harbors:
- a CDS encoding pentapeptide repeat-containing protein, whose amino-acid sequence is MNTKHRNWISILSLLLWAMISTTALVAFVPSAVALEYNKEILISADFSGRDLTDSSFTKANLRYSNFSHSNLRGVSFFAANLESANLQGADLTNATLDSARLIKADLTNAILEGAFAASAKFDGAIIDGADFTDVLLRRDEQKKLCNVAKGTNPVTGRDTRDTLYCS